In Niallia sp. FSL W8-0635, one genomic interval encodes:
- the topA gene encoding type I DNA topoisomerase: MSDYLVIVESPAKAKTIERYLGKKYKVKASMGHIRDLPKSQMGVDIEKEFEPRYITIRGKGPVLKELKTAAKKAKKIYLAADPDREGEAIAWHLANSLNVDIESDCRVVFNEITKDAIKESFKHPRAINMDLVDSQQARRILDRLVGYNISPLLWKKVKKGLSAGRVQSVAVRLIIEREREIKAFEPEEYWSIEGSFIKGKNNFEASFYGVNGEKIELHSEEDVKKITSQLNDNKFTVDKVSKKERKRNPAVPFTTSSLQQEAARKLNFRAKKTMMLAQQLYEGIDLGKEGTVGLITYMRTDSTRISEVAQGEAFEFINSHYGKEYTREEKKKEKKNAKVQDAHEAVRPTSIGREPNKVKEFLSRDQFRLYKLIWERFIASQMASAVMDTMSVDLSNGNVKFRANGSKIKFPGFMKVYVEGTDDNVDEKDRQLPDLKEGDTVLNKDIDTKQHFTQPPPRYTEARLVRTLEELGIGRPSTFAPTLDTIQKRGYVALDNKRFIPTELGEIVLELILEFFPEILNIEFTANMEQDLDNIEAGKVNWVKVIDEFYQTFEKRLEVAEQEMQTIEIKDEPAGEDCEECGHPMVYKMGRYGKFMACSNFPDCRNTKAIVKDIGVKCPKCHEGNIIERKSKKRRIFYGCDRFPECDFISWDKPLQRPCPKCESMLVEKKLKKGVQVQCVSCDYKEEPQS, from the coding sequence GTCCTGTTTTAAAGGAACTAAAAACAGCTGCAAAAAAAGCGAAGAAAATCTATCTAGCAGCTGACCCGGATCGCGAAGGGGAAGCAATTGCATGGCATTTAGCGAATAGCTTAAATGTGGACATTGAATCAGATTGTCGTGTTGTTTTCAATGAAATCACAAAAGATGCCATTAAAGAATCATTTAAGCACCCTCGAGCGATTAATATGGATTTAGTGGATTCTCAGCAGGCTAGAAGGATTTTAGACCGTCTAGTAGGATATAATATCAGTCCACTATTATGGAAAAAAGTGAAAAAAGGACTTAGTGCAGGAAGAGTGCAATCTGTTGCTGTACGGCTCATTATTGAAAGAGAACGAGAAATCAAAGCGTTTGAGCCAGAGGAATACTGGTCCATTGAAGGAAGCTTTATTAAAGGGAAAAATAATTTTGAAGCATCCTTTTATGGGGTAAATGGAGAAAAAATCGAGCTTCATTCAGAAGAAGATGTTAAGAAAATAACTAGTCAGTTAAATGATAATAAATTCACCGTAGATAAAGTGAGTAAAAAAGAACGGAAGAGAAATCCAGCCGTCCCATTTACTACTTCTTCTCTTCAACAGGAAGCTGCTCGTAAATTAAATTTCCGTGCCAAGAAAACGATGATGCTAGCACAGCAATTATATGAAGGAATTGATCTTGGTAAAGAAGGCACAGTTGGTTTAATTACGTATATGAGAACCGACTCAACTAGAATCTCAGAGGTTGCCCAAGGGGAAGCATTTGAATTTATTAACAGTCACTACGGGAAAGAGTATACAAGAGAAGAAAAGAAAAAAGAAAAGAAAAATGCTAAGGTTCAGGATGCCCATGAAGCAGTTCGTCCAACTAGCATTGGTCGTGAGCCGAATAAGGTAAAGGAATTCCTATCTCGAGATCAATTTCGATTGTATAAGTTAATTTGGGAAAGATTTATTGCTAGCCAAATGGCATCAGCAGTAATGGACACAATGAGTGTCGATTTATCAAACGGTAACGTCAAATTCCGTGCAAACGGGTCAAAAATTAAGTTTCCAGGCTTTATGAAAGTATATGTGGAAGGCACAGATGATAATGTGGACGAAAAAGATCGACAGCTTCCTGATTTGAAAGAAGGGGACACGGTATTAAATAAAGATATTGATACAAAGCAGCATTTTACTCAGCCGCCTCCACGCTATACAGAAGCGAGACTGGTAAGAACACTTGAAGAATTAGGAATAGGGAGACCATCAACCTTTGCTCCAACCTTAGATACGATTCAAAAACGGGGCTATGTAGCGCTTGACAATAAACGCTTTATTCCAACTGAATTAGGAGAAATTGTCCTAGAGTTGATTTTGGAATTCTTCCCTGAAATATTAAACATCGAATTTACTGCCAATATGGAACAAGATTTAGATAATATTGAAGCAGGTAAAGTCAATTGGGTAAAAGTTATTGATGAGTTTTATCAAACGTTTGAGAAGAGACTTGAAGTAGCAGAGCAAGAAATGCAAACAATTGAAATAAAAGATGAACCAGCTGGAGAGGACTGTGAAGAGTGCGGTCATCCAATGGTTTATAAAATGGGTCGATATGGAAAATTCATGGCTTGTAGTAATTTCCCAGATTGCAGAAATACAAAAGCCATTGTGAAGGATATAGGCGTAAAATGTCCGAAGTGCCATGAAGGCAATATAATTGAAAGAAAAAGTAAAAAGCGCAGAATTTTTTATGGATGTGATCGCTTTCCAGAATGTGATTTCATTTCATGGGATAAGCCTCTCCAAAGACCTTGTCCAAAATGTGAAAGCATGCTTGTAGAGAAAAAATTGAAAAAAGGTGTACAAGTACAGTGTGTAAGCTGTGATTACAAAGAAGAGCCACAAAGCTAA
- the xerC gene encoding tyrosine recombinase XerC has product MKLELNNHVQAFITYLQIEKNYSPYTIEFYTQDINQFFHFMKDQVIDKLEDVSPSDVRIYLTELFSQQLARKTIARKISSLRSFYRFLLREKVVENNPFSAVSIPKLEKRLPDFFYEEELQQLFLSCDTNTPLGLRNKALLELLYATGIRVGECTKIQLSDIDFSVSTVLVRGKGQKERYVPFGSFAHQALEAYIKTGRNKLMKNTSTHSYLFVNYRGGILTDNGVRDILNKMMDTSSSQGKIHPHKLRHSFATHLLANGADMRTVQELLGHAFLTSTQIYTHVTNEYLKKTYMSYHPRA; this is encoded by the coding sequence ATGAAACTGGAATTAAACAATCATGTACAGGCATTTATTACCTATTTGCAGATTGAAAAGAATTACTCACCATATACAATAGAATTTTATACGCAAGATATTAATCAATTCTTTCACTTTATGAAAGATCAAGTAATAGACAAGTTAGAAGACGTTAGTCCATCTGATGTAAGAATATACTTAACAGAGCTTTTTTCACAGCAATTAGCAAGAAAAACGATTGCGAGAAAAATATCTAGTTTGAGAAGTTTTTATCGATTTTTGCTAAGGGAAAAAGTAGTAGAAAATAATCCGTTTTCTGCCGTATCGATCCCTAAGCTAGAAAAGAGATTACCTGATTTTTTCTACGAGGAAGAATTGCAGCAACTCTTTTTATCATGTGATACGAACACCCCCCTTGGGCTAAGAAACAAAGCATTGCTTGAATTATTGTATGCAACTGGCATTCGTGTTGGAGAATGTACAAAAATTCAATTAAGCGATATTGATTTTAGTGTTTCTACCGTATTGGTTAGGGGAAAAGGACAAAAGGAACGATATGTTCCATTTGGTAGTTTTGCTCATCAAGCTCTTGAAGCGTACATAAAGACTGGTAGGAATAAGCTGATGAAAAATACTTCAACTCATTCTTATTTGTTTGTTAATTATCGCGGAGGAATTTTAACAGATAACGGAGTTCGTGATATCTTAAATAAAATGATGGATACTTCATCCTCACAAGGAAAAATTCATCCCCATAAATTGAGACATTCATTTGCAACCCATTTGTTAGCAAATGGCGCAGATATGAGAACAGTTCAAGAATTATTAGGTCATGCATTTTTAACATCAACTCAAATATATACTCATGTTACTAATGAGTATTTAAAAAAGACATATATGTCTTATCACCCTAGGGCATAG
- the hslV gene encoding ATP-dependent protease subunit HslV: MPQFHATTIFAVKHKGKSAMSGDGQVTLGNAVVMKHTARKVRKLFNGKVIAGFAGSVADAFTLFELFEGKLDEFNGNLQRASVELAKLWRSDKVLRKLEAMLIVMNETDLLLVSGTGEVIEPDDGILAIGSGGNYALAAGRALKTYSGDNLSAYDIAKAALEIAGEICVYTNNNIIVEEL, from the coding sequence ATGCCACAATTTCATGCAACAACTATTTTTGCGGTAAAACATAAAGGGAAGTCAGCAATGTCCGGTGATGGTCAGGTAACACTCGGGAATGCTGTTGTAATGAAACATACTGCCCGAAAGGTAAGAAAACTTTTTAACGGGAAAGTAATTGCAGGATTTGCGGGATCAGTTGCGGATGCCTTCACCCTTTTCGAACTATTTGAAGGGAAATTAGATGAGTTTAATGGGAACTTACAGCGTGCATCAGTGGAGCTTGCGAAGCTTTGGCGCAGTGATAAAGTTCTTAGAAAGCTGGAAGCGATGTTGATTGTTATGAATGAAACGGACCTATTATTAGTATCTGGGACAGGCGAAGTAATTGAACCAGATGATGGTATACTTGCAATCGGTTCTGGTGGGAACTATGCACTTGCTGCTGGTAGAGCGCTCAAAACCTATTCTGGAGATAATCTTTCTGCATACGACATCGCGAAAGCGGCTCTAGAGATTGCTGGTGAAATTTGTGTTTATACAAATAATAATATCATCGTGGAAGAATTATAG
- the hslU gene encoding HslU--HslV peptidase ATPase subunit — protein MQKSASLTPRQIVERLDQYIVGQKDAKKAVAVALRNRFRRSLLDEKLRDEINPKNILMIGPTGVGKTEIARRIAKIVNAPFVKVEATKFTEVGYVGRDVESMVRDLVETSVRLVKEEKMFQVKERAEIAANNRLVELLVPSATKKSTNYKNPLEMLFGGGATDTDEEESTVEETSKSEKRKIVKEKLALGELEDEVVTVEVEEQQPSMFDMLQGSGIEQMGMNMQDALSSFMPKKKKKRKLTVREARIVLTNEEAQKLIDMDEVTQDALVRAEQMGIIFIDEIDKIASKSNGGSSADVSREGVQRDILPVVEGSTVVTKYGSVKTDHVLFISAGAFHMSKPSDLIPELQGRFPIRVELTKLTVDDFYRILVEPDNALIKQYQALLQTEGIEIEFSDEAIRKIAEVAYEVNQNTDNIGARRLHTILEKLLEDLSFEAPEITMEKITITPKYVEEKLGAISRNKDLSQFIL, from the coding sequence ATGCAAAAAAGTGCTAGTTTAACACCTCGTCAAATTGTAGAGCGTCTTGATCAATATATTGTTGGACAAAAGGATGCAAAAAAAGCGGTGGCTGTCGCATTAAGAAACCGTTTTCGCCGAAGCTTGCTGGATGAAAAACTCAGAGATGAAATCAATCCTAAAAATATTTTAATGATTGGACCAACAGGAGTTGGTAAAACAGAAATAGCAAGAAGAATTGCGAAAATTGTTAATGCGCCATTTGTTAAAGTAGAAGCGACTAAATTTACGGAAGTCGGTTATGTTGGACGCGATGTGGAATCTATGGTTCGTGATTTAGTTGAAACATCTGTACGCTTGGTAAAAGAGGAAAAGATGTTTCAAGTGAAAGAAAGAGCAGAAATTGCAGCAAATAATCGTCTTGTTGAATTATTAGTTCCTTCTGCTACAAAGAAATCCACCAATTACAAAAATCCTTTGGAAATGCTTTTTGGCGGTGGGGCTACAGATACAGACGAAGAAGAGTCGACTGTGGAAGAAACTAGTAAGTCAGAAAAAAGAAAAATAGTGAAAGAAAAACTTGCACTAGGCGAACTAGAAGACGAAGTAGTAACGGTAGAAGTAGAAGAGCAGCAGCCTTCTATGTTCGATATGCTCCAAGGTTCTGGTATAGAACAAATGGGGATGAATATGCAGGATGCTTTGAGTAGCTTTATGCCGAAGAAAAAGAAAAAGCGCAAACTAACAGTTAGAGAAGCGCGTATTGTCCTAACAAATGAAGAAGCGCAAAAGTTAATTGATATGGATGAGGTTACACAGGATGCTCTTGTTCGTGCCGAACAAATGGGTATTATCTTTATTGATGAAATTGATAAAATTGCTAGTAAGTCTAATGGCGGTTCTTCAGCGGATGTATCAAGAGAAGGCGTACAGCGAGACATATTACCTGTAGTAGAAGGATCAACAGTCGTAACAAAATATGGATCTGTAAAAACAGATCATGTATTATTTATTTCTGCTGGTGCTTTTCATATGTCGAAGCCGTCTGATTTAATCCCAGAATTGCAAGGAAGATTTCCAATTCGTGTAGAACTTACGAAATTAACAGTAGATGATTTTTATCGAATTCTTGTTGAACCAGATAATGCGTTGATTAAGCAATATCAAGCATTATTACAAACAGAAGGTATAGAAATAGAATTTTCTGACGAAGCTATTCGTAAGATAGCTGAAGTAGCTTATGAAGTGAATCAAAATACAGATAATATCGGTGCGCGTAGACTTCATACAATTCTAGAAAAACTATTGGAAGACTTGTCTTTCGAAGCACCAGAAATAACAATGGAAAAAATAACGATTACTCCAAAGTATGTGGAGGAAAAGTTAGGAGCCATCTCAAGAAATAAAGACTTAAGTCAATTTATACTATAA
- the codY gene encoding GTP-sensing pleiotropic transcriptional regulator CodY, translated as MDLLTKTRKINAMLQRAAGKPVNFKEMSETLSDVIEANIFVVSRRGKLLGFAVNQQIENDRMKKMLEDRQFPEEYTNSLFNIQTTSSNLEIESEYTAFPVENKELFAKGLTTIVPIIGGGERLGTLILARLQEQFQDDDLILAEYGATVVGMEILREKAEEIEEEARSKAVVQMAISSLSYSELEAIEHIFEELNGNEGLLVASKIADRVGITRSVIVNALRKLESAGVIESRSLGMKGTYIKVLNDKFLLELEKLKTNK; from the coding sequence ATGGATTTATTAACAAAAACTAGAAAAATAAACGCAATGCTACAAAGAGCTGCAGGAAAACCAGTTAATTTTAAGGAAATGTCTGAAACGTTAAGTGACGTTATTGAAGCAAATATTTTCGTTGTAAGTAGAAGAGGGAAACTACTTGGTTTTGCAGTTAATCAGCAAATTGAAAATGATCGCATGAAAAAGATGCTTGAAGATCGCCAATTCCCAGAAGAATATACAAATAGCTTGTTTAATATTCAGACTACATCAAGCAACTTAGAAATTGAAAGTGAATATACAGCTTTCCCAGTTGAAAATAAAGAATTATTTGCAAAAGGTCTTACTACAATTGTACCAATTATTGGTGGTGGAGAAAGACTTGGAACATTAATTCTTGCAAGATTACAAGAACAATTCCAAGATGATGATTTAATTCTTGCTGAATATGGTGCTACTGTAGTTGGTATGGAAATTCTTCGTGAAAAAGCAGAAGAAATTGAAGAAGAAGCAAGAAGCAAAGCGGTTGTTCAAATGGCGATTAGCTCTCTATCCTATAGTGAATTAGAAGCAATTGAGCATATTTTTGAAGAATTAAATGGTAATGAAGGATTGTTAGTAGCTTCTAAAATTGCAGACCGTGTTGGTATTACAAGATCTGTAATTGTAAATGCATTGCGTAAATTAGAAAGTGCTGGCGTTATCGAGTCTCGTTCTTTAGGAATGAAAGGTACTTATATTAAAGTACTTAATGATAAATTCTTATTAGAGCTTGAGAAATTAAAAACAAATAAATAA
- the flgB gene encoding flagellar basal body rod protein FlgB: MNLFSNTITTLENAINYSNQKQKVIAQNIANVDTPNYKAKTVTFKDSLSSAMSANVTNSKHISFASSNSSTAVVSKNGVTYNNSGNSVDMDKEMTDLATNQIYYNALIDRISGKFSSLESVIRGGK; the protein is encoded by the coding sequence GTGAATCTTTTTTCTAATACAATAACAACCTTAGAAAATGCAATAAATTATTCGAATCAAAAGCAAAAGGTTATTGCGCAAAATATCGCAAATGTAGATACACCAAACTATAAAGCGAAAACAGTAACTTTTAAAGATTCGTTATCGAGTGCAATGAGTGCGAACGTAACAAATAGTAAACATATTTCTTTTGCATCTTCTAACTCTTCCACAGCAGTTGTTTCAAAAAATGGAGTTACTTATAATAACAGCGGCAATAGCGTGGATATGGATAAAGAAATGACAGACCTTGCAACAAATCAAATATACTACAATGCGTTAATTGATCGGATTAGTGGTAAATTTAGTTCATTAGAAAGTGTAATTAGAGGAGGTAAGTAA
- the flgC gene encoding flagellar basal body rod protein FlgC, which translates to MTIFNSINTTASALTAQRLRMDVISSNMANVDTTRGKLVNGEWEPYKRKQVVFQEQEGSFASHLNAARGNNNDAGAGVKVSQIVEDETPFEMVYDPENPDADENGYVNMPNVDPLREMVDLMSASRSYEANVTVLNASKSMLMKTLEIGK; encoded by the coding sequence ATGACTATTTTTAATAGTATAAACACTACAGCCTCTGCTTTAACAGCCCAAAGGTTAAGAATGGATGTTATTTCTTCTAATATGGCGAACGTTGATACAACGAGAGGGAAATTAGTAAATGGTGAGTGGGAGCCTTACAAGCGAAAACAAGTTGTTTTTCAAGAGCAAGAAGGTTCCTTTGCTTCGCATTTAAATGCCGCCAGAGGAAATAACAATGATGCAGGTGCAGGAGTGAAAGTATCGCAAATTGTAGAAGACGAAACACCATTTGAGATGGTTTATGATCCGGAAAATCCAGATGCGGATGAGAATGGATATGTTAATATGCCTAACGTAGATCCATTGCGTGAGATGGTTGACTTAATGAGTGCTTCTAGATCTTATGAAGCGAATGTCACTGTTTTAAATGCTTCAAAAAGTATGTTAATGAAAACATTAGAAATCGGTAAATAG
- the fliE gene encoding flagellar hook-basal body complex protein FliE, giving the protein MEPLNFSTVSSAFPLTNTATTNKTSVANTQKNFASFLKESINSVNQAQNESDVLTNKLAKGENVDLSQVMIASQKASITMQATMEIRNKAVEAYQEIMRMSV; this is encoded by the coding sequence ATGGAACCATTAAATTTTTCAACAGTATCTTCTGCATTTCCATTAACGAATACAGCAACTACTAATAAAACATCTGTTGCAAATACTCAAAAAAACTTTGCTTCCTTTTTAAAAGAATCTATTAACAGTGTCAATCAAGCACAAAATGAATCAGATGTGCTGACAAATAAGCTAGCAAAAGGTGAAAATGTCGATTTATCTCAAGTGATGATCGCATCTCAAAAAGCAAGTATTACTATGCAAGCTACAATGGAAATACGTAATAAAGCAGTAGAAGCTTATCAAGAAATAATGCGAATGTCCGTGTAA
- the fliF gene encoding flagellar basal-body MS-ring/collar protein FliF, which produces MKENLNKIFNPLKEYWQSRTKKQKTVITSSGLLLLLVVIFSAYFFTRVTLVPLYSNLTPSETGAIKESLDGRGITSEISGGGTVISVPEEVVDTLKVELAAEGIPKSGSIDYSFFSENASFGMTDNEFNVLKLDALQTEIANLIKGVEGINNADVVITLPEESVFVSDQGGEATASIVLNTKPGYNFSENQIKGLYTLVSKSVPNLPTDNIVITNQNFEYFDLNSSNNSATDTFTAQNNVKKQIERDIQRQVQTMLGTLMGQDKVVVSVTADIDFTQENREENLVTPVDEENMSGIEISAQNITETYTGENAANGGVVQAEEGTDTTTYNAETGSGNGDYEKVEQTVNSEVNRIKKQIVESPYKIRDLGIQVMVEPPDANDTTSLPQESIDDISNILGTIVRTSIDKTSTGGELTDEDVQSKIAVSVQPFNGKTQTTEVVKASIPWWIYAVGGTLLAIIILLIFLFMNARKKKKQEEVEEIIQPVTPVVDINDEQENEGTIRRKQLEKMAKEKPEEFAKLLRTWITEE; this is translated from the coding sequence ATGAAAGAAAATCTAAATAAAATATTTAATCCTTTAAAAGAGTATTGGCAGAGTCGTACAAAAAAGCAAAAGACTGTGATTACAAGTAGCGGACTTTTGCTTCTTCTAGTTGTTATATTTTCGGCTTATTTTTTTACGAGAGTAACATTAGTACCACTTTACAGTAATTTAACGCCTTCTGAAACAGGTGCTATTAAAGAGAGTCTTGATGGTAGAGGGATAACTTCTGAAATTTCTGGTGGGGGTACAGTTATTAGTGTTCCAGAAGAAGTGGTAGACACATTAAAAGTGGAACTAGCAGCAGAAGGCATTCCGAAGTCAGGTAGTATTGATTATTCCTTCTTTAGCGAGAATGCAAGCTTTGGAATGACAGATAACGAATTTAATGTTTTAAAACTAGATGCTTTACAAACTGAAATTGCAAACTTAATCAAAGGTGTTGAAGGGATTAATAACGCAGATGTTGTTATCACTTTACCAGAAGAAAGTGTATTTGTTTCTGATCAAGGTGGAGAAGCTACAGCCTCTATCGTATTAAATACGAAACCAGGCTATAACTTCTCGGAAAATCAAATTAAAGGGTTATATACACTCGTGTCCAAAAGTGTACCAAACCTTCCTACAGATAATATCGTCATAACTAACCAAAACTTTGAGTATTTTGATTTAAATTCTTCAAATAATTCTGCGACAGATACTTTTACTGCGCAAAACAATGTGAAAAAACAAATTGAACGTGATATTCAAAGACAAGTACAAACAATGTTAGGAACTTTAATGGGACAAGATAAAGTCGTTGTATCTGTTACTGCTGATATTGACTTTACCCAAGAAAATAGAGAAGAAAACCTAGTTACACCTGTTGATGAAGAAAATATGTCAGGAATTGAAATTAGTGCCCAAAATATTACTGAAACATATACAGGTGAAAATGCTGCAAATGGTGGAGTTGTACAAGCAGAAGAGGGTACAGATACAACAACATATAATGCAGAAACAGGATCCGGTAATGGCGATTATGAAAAAGTCGAACAAACCGTTAATAGTGAAGTAAATCGTATAAAAAAACAAATTGTTGAAAGTCCTTATAAAATTCGTGATTTAGGCATTCAGGTAATGGTAGAGCCACCTGATGCAAATGATACTACTTCCTTACCACAGGAAAGCATTGATGATATTTCCAATATTTTAGGAACAATCGTTCGAACATCTATTGATAAAACTTCTACTGGTGGAGAACTGACAGATGAGGATGTTCAAAGTAAGATTGCAGTGTCTGTTCAACCATTTAATGGAAAAACGCAAACGACAGAAGTAGTAAAAGCGTCGATTCCATGGTGGATTTATGCAGTTGGTGGAACATTACTTGCCATTATTATTCTATTAATCTTCTTATTTATGAATGCGAGAAAGAAAAAGAAACAAGAAGAAGTGGAAGAAATTATTCAACCAGTTACACCTGTCGTTGATATAAATGATGAGCAAGAGAATGAAGGTACGATCAGAAGAAAACAACTTGAAAAAATGGCAAAAGAAAAACCAGAGGAATTTGCAAAATTACTTCGTACATGGATTACGGAAGAGTAA
- the fliG gene encoding flagellar motor switch protein FliG, whose product MARKESNELSGKQKAAILLISLGPDVAASVYKHLSEEEIERLSLEISGVRKVENTSKENVLEEFHNIALAQDYISQGGIGYAKTVLEKALGSEQASIILNRLTSSLQVRPFDFARKADPSQILNFIQNEHPQTIALILSYLDPTQAGQILSELPQEVQADIARRIAVMDSTSPEIINEVEQILERKLSSTVTQDYTQTGGIEAVVEVLNGVDRATERTILDALEIQDPELAEEIKKRMFVFEDIVTLDNRAIQRIIRDCENEDLMLALKVSGDEVKEIVYSNMSTRMAESFKEEMEFMGPVRLKDVEEAQSRIVAIIRRLEDSGEIVVARGGGDDIIV is encoded by the coding sequence ATGGCAAGGAAAGAATCAAATGAATTATCTGGCAAGCAAAAAGCGGCCATTCTCCTTATATCATTAGGTCCTGATGTTGCAGCTTCGGTTTATAAACATTTAAGTGAGGAAGAGATTGAACGATTGTCACTTGAGATATCAGGAGTTAGAAAAGTGGAGAATACTTCTAAAGAAAATGTTTTAGAAGAATTTCATAATATCGCACTTGCTCAAGATTATATCTCTCAAGGTGGTATTGGATATGCAAAAACAGTGTTGGAGAAGGCGCTTGGTTCAGAACAAGCATCTATTATCTTAAATAGATTGACTTCTTCCCTTCAAGTAAGACCTTTTGATTTTGCAAGAAAAGCAGATCCAAGCCAAATATTAAATTTTATCCAAAACGAACATCCACAGACAATCGCATTAATCTTATCGTACTTGGATCCAACGCAGGCAGGACAAATATTGTCTGAATTGCCACAGGAAGTACAAGCTGATATTGCAAGAAGAATCGCTGTAATGGATAGCACTTCTCCTGAAATTATCAATGAAGTGGAACAAATATTGGAAAGAAAACTATCTAGTACTGTTACACAAGACTATACACAAACTGGTGGTATTGAAGCAGTTGTTGAAGTGCTAAATGGGGTTGATAGAGCTACAGAGCGAACCATTTTAGATGCGCTTGAAATCCAAGATCCAGAATTAGCAGAAGAAATTAAGAAAAGAATGTTTGTCTTTGAAGATATTGTTACATTGGATAACAGAGCAATCCAAAGAATTATACGTGATTGTGAAAATGAAGATCTAATGCTTGCACTTAAAGTTTCTGGTGATGAAGTGAAAGAGATTGTTTACAGCAATATGTCTACGAGAATGGCTGAATCCTTTAAAGAAGAAATGGAATTTATGGGACCAGTTCGCTTAAAAGATGTGGAAGAAGCGCAATCCAGAATTGTTGCAATCATTAGACGTCTGGAAGATTCAGGAGAAATTGTGGTTGCTCGTGGCGGAGGAGATGACATCATTGTCTAG
- the fliH gene encoding flagellar assembly protein FliH, whose protein sequence is MSRLIKSRYSNPDDTKEKVISIKYIDAFDSEFEKSREVTQSEYNKIINTAHEEAEAWKNQALAEAEQIRVQLSEEKQNWELEKVHLIEEAKKNGFQAGFEEGQNIGYQEAYSYIQQAKDTVAASKTDYEKYLQSAESTILELALEVAGKIINSKISEEQQNFIPLVQNALKEVRKQKEIQLHVNPIHYEMIIGEKEELLQLFPIKPSLFIFPDETMEENGCIIETATGRLDASVDTQLLMIKNKLLEILESEEG, encoded by the coding sequence TTGTCTAGGTTAATTAAGTCAAGATATTCAAACCCTGATGATACGAAAGAGAAAGTTATTTCGATTAAGTATATAGATGCCTTCGATTCTGAATTTGAAAAATCTAGAGAAGTTACTCAAAGTGAATATAACAAAATAATAAATACAGCACATGAAGAAGCCGAAGCATGGAAGAACCAGGCTTTAGCTGAAGCTGAACAGATAAGAGTTCAGCTTTCAGAAGAAAAGCAAAATTGGGAATTAGAAAAAGTACATTTAATAGAAGAAGCAAAAAAAAATGGCTTTCAAGCAGGATTTGAGGAAGGCCAAAACATTGGCTACCAAGAAGCGTACAGCTACATTCAACAAGCAAAAGATACAGTAGCTGCATCTAAGACTGATTATGAAAAGTATTTACAATCTGCTGAAAGTACTATTTTAGAGCTGGCTCTTGAAGTTGCAGGAAAAATTATCAACAGCAAGATTAGTGAAGAACAACAAAATTTCATTCCTCTTGTGCAAAATGCCTTAAAAGAAGTGAGAAAACAGAAAGAAATACAATTACATGTGAACCCTATCCATTACGAAATGATAATAGGGGAAAAAGAGGAACTATTACAATTATTCCCGATTAAGCCAAGCCTTTTCATTTTTCCTGATGAAACGATGGAAGAGAATGGTTGTATCATTGAAACAGCAACTGGTCGTTTAGATGCAAGTGTAGATACACAATTACTCATGATTAAAAATAAGCTACTTGAAATATTGGAGAGTGAAGAAGGTTGA